The DNA region CCTGGCGCAGCTGGATGGCGACGCCGATCGGGAGGCGGTAATCGGCACCAGCCAGTTTGCGTGTAGTGGTCTGACGAGCTGCAGGCTCGGTCAACACGGCGATCCGCTGGGGCACCTCGCGCGGGCAATCCGCTGCGCAACGGGCAGCCGCCGGCCGCAGTCGCCAGCACTCTGTTCTGCAACGGCTTCGAGTGAGTGCGCCGGCACTGCGGTCAGCCGAACAGGCGCTCGTCGCGAGAACTTCCTGCCATTCGCCGCCGTTCCTGAACGTAGGCGTCGAATACCGCTATCCGCTCAGGCCGCAACAACAACGTCGCACCCGTCAGATCCCGTGCGTTTCGCGCATGGCTTTGAGCTGCTCGCGCATGTCAGCGGTCACCGCGGTCAGACGCTGGATCTCGCTGCTGTCGCCGGCGAGCCGGACGCGGCGCAGCGCACGCGATTCGCGGTTGTACCCTTGGCGCAGCGCGGCGAAGTCATTTCGATAGCTGGCTTCGATGCTCGCCAGGTCGGCGTGCCTGGTCCGCGTCCAGAGCCAGGCGGGAATCCAGAGGTGCGTCGGCCCAAGCGGGCGCGGCCAAGGCAAGGCTCAGCAAGAGAAGCGTCCGAAAAGGTGTGTGCGCATGGTCGGTGGTCTCGATTGCGCGGCGGATTTGCCGCACCAGTCGACTACGCAGGATCGGGCGCGGAACGACATTTCGTGCGAGCTGCAGATCGCGCATGCGTCACAACGCTACTCTTGGTACGATCGACGCCCAACGCGCCGCCCGGGGCGCGCCTGCCTTCGGGCCAGTACTGGCGGCAGCAACGGTCATCCGGTTCCAAGAACCACCTGGTGGAGATGCGTCATGACCCAGCAATCCTCGACTCCGCGCTCGATCCGATCGAAACCAGCCTTTCCGGCATCGACCTGATCAACCAGCCGCTGCTGAACAAGGGCACCCGCGCGTTCACCGAGGCAGAGCGCGACGATCTCGGCCCGCACGGGGTGCTGCCGCCGAACATTGGTACCCTGACGAGCAGGTGGACGCGGCGCCGAAAATGGAGAGCTGCGCAGTTCGCGACCAACTGGGAGCGCTACGCCTTCCTGCTGGGGGGCTGCAGACGCCAACGAGACCTTTGTCCTACGCGCTGCTGGCCAACAACATCGAGAGATGATGCCGCTGGTGTACACGCCCACGAGTGGGCGAGGCTGCAAGCGTTTCAGCCGTGAGGTCTGGCGCAAGCCGCGGGCTGATTCTCTAGCTAGCCCAACCGGCACCGTATCCGAGAGATCTTCGCCGACCCGCGCTTGACAAGGTCGAGGATCGGTCAACCGACAAATGGTGAGCGTACTGGGCTTGGCGACCAGGGCGCCGGCGGCATGGGCATCCGATCGGGCTCGCGCCCTACACCGCCCTGCGCCGGCATCCACCCGCGCGCGACACTGCCGATCATGCTCGACTGCGGGACCAACAACCAGGACCGGCTCGACAACCCGCTGTACGTCGGCTGGCGGCACCGCTTCGTGCGGCCGGCACTATGACGCCTTCGTCGAGCTTCGTCAGCGCCGTCGAAGAGCGCTGGCCGAACATCCTGCTGCAATGGGGGAGGACTTCGCCGGAAGCAACGCGACGCGGCTCCCGACCGGCTACCGTGACCGCCTGTGCACCTTCAACGACGACATCCAGGGCACTGCGGCGGTGGCGCCTGGCACGCGATGGCGGCGATCAACGTCACCGGCGTGCCGCTGAAGGAGCAGCGCATTGCAATTGTCGGCGCGGGTGCGGCCGGCACCGGCATCGCCGGCCTGCTGGTCACGGCGATGATCGAGGCGGGCTTGTGCGATGCGGCCGGCGCGCTGCGCGCTTCTTCTGATCGACGCAGGGCAGCCTGGTCGTCGACGGCTTGAGCGAGGTGCAGGGCTGGCGGCCCGTACGTCCGCAAGCGCACGATGTGGCCGCGCGGGAAGCCTCGCCTGAGTACCCGGGACGATCTCGCTGCTCGACGTCGCCGCAGAACGCCGGAAGCACCACCCTGATCGGCGTCTCTGGGCGAGGCCGGCGCCTTCACCGAGGACGTGGTGAGCGCGATGGCCAGTTACGTCGAGCGCCCCGTCATCTTCCCGCTGTCCAACCCCACCTCGAAGGCCGAGGCAACGCCGACGGACGCCTGGCGGAATGGACCGAGGGCGGGGCAAGATTGGGCACCGGCAGTCCGTTTGCGTCAGGCGCCGGGGAAGGGCCGGAATGCCGCCGGTCAACCAGATTAACAATTCCTACATTTTCCCGGGCGTCGGGCTGCGGCGCCAACGCCGTTTCACACGCGCCGGGTCACCGACAGGATGTTTATGGCGACGGCAAGGCGCTTGGCAGCGCTGTCTCCGGCGCTTCTCACCGATCCGGACGCGCGCCTGCCGTGCCGCCGGTCGATCAGTTGCGCGCCGTGTCGATCCAGGTCGCGCTGGGCCACTCTGCACGCCAGGCGCAAATCGACGGCGTGGCCGACCACCGCGAAGAATCCGAACTGTTGCCGCGGATCCGGGCCCAGTGGCAGCCGGTGTATCGCCTCGTACTGGCGGCGTGGGTCCTGACTCGTCCAGCCGCCAGGCCATGCGAGTTGTACACGGGCGTGGGCGTGATAGTTTCCTGCCGTCAGCCACTGGGGGAGCCATGAGCAGAATCATCCTGGCGATATGCCGTCGCAGCATGGGCGCGACACTTGGCTGCCTTGCACTTGCTTCAGCGGCGCATGCCCAATGGCTGAATCCACCGACCGGAGCTTCGGTCATCCAGGCTGATGGGAACGCTGGGACTGTGGTTCTGCAATGGCTACGAACTCCTCCCCGGTTGTGCGGCAGGCATCGGCAGCGTGGCGATCCGCACTCAAAGCTCCTGGATAAGCAATCCTCGCCGGCGTCGGGCAATGGGGTGTCTACGCACCTGTGGTGGCTGGCCCTGATCTTCCGCGCCTCGGTCAAGGGCGAGGAAATGCTTGGCATCGGGCGCATGGATGGTAATCAGTGGTTCGAGCGGGTTGAACTACCAGTTTCCGGAGATCGAAGCCAGGGCGGGGCGATTGTGTTCGCTGATGCGGGACAATCTGTGGTCGCGTATTCAGTGCCTCCACTGGGTTCGCCGCGCGACGAGCGGGTTCCTTGCCTTGGTATCCCGATTCCGGTGACATCACTCGCTATGCGGACGATCTCGCCGCCGGCCCGCCTAGTCATGACCCCTGGATGCGGTTCGCATTGCGGCCTGAAGTTCGGCGGTCCGCTGCCGCAGTTCGGGTTCGATCTGGGCGAACTGTCGACCACCCCGCCAGATCGTCTTCGCAGACGGCGTCCAGTTCGGCGCGGACGATCATTTCCCGGGTCTGGTGATTCTGTCGAATGTCGGTGTCGGCATCGTCATGACACCGTTGGCCCAGGGCTGGAATCCGGTGGTCCCACGCCAGGCGCGCAACTCCGCCGGTTTTGTCACCTCGGCTTGCTTACGAACTCGACGGATACCTCCGATCGCACCAGCATCACTGCCGTGATGATGGTGCCGCGCTTCCTGTTCTCGCATTTGCAGCTGATCGATGTCTGCGTCGGCGCGGTCACTTTCGATGGTAACGGCGATCCGGTCTCCCGTGCCGAGGGTGCGGTCCAGCGTCTGGATGGTGGACCCATCACGCCGGCGGCGTGAACGACTTGTCGGAAGTGGAACTGTGCGGGCTTTTGTCGTCGATCCGGTCTGGAGCGCGGCACTGGGGCGGCTGGAAACACCGGGCGTCGTCACCGACATGAATGCCGACGGCCGCCTCGACCCCGACCGACGCCGAGTTGAATTACGGGCGGGTGCTCTCCAACGAGGTGGTATACGAGTTCCGTCAGATCGGCACCTTCCTGACCTTTCGCAGGCAGCAGTACTGGCCGCTCCACTTCGCCAGTCGCCGACCCGGCCGGATGCCCGCCGCCGGCGCTGAGGGCAGGCGCCTCCTTCGACCTCGACATCGACGGCAACGGCTACTCGGTCTTCGATTTTGCCGTTTGTCTGCCCGGCGGCAGCGGCGTGGACGCGTCCGCCGCGCTGACCGGCGGCCCGACATCGCGCATGCAGGCAAGCTCGCCACCCGGCTTCCAAAAGTCAGACACGGTGCCGTCAGGGGCTGTCTCCTGAACTGCTTCCGTCAGGGCGCGCGCAACCGCGGATGCCGCGCCAGACCAGGCGACCGATCTGGCGTCGCCCATGGAGACCAGCGTCAACTTGATGCAGGTCCGGACGATCCCAGCCCCGCCAGTTCGCGCGTGCGCGGACGAGGAATACCCGGCCATACGCCATCTGGACGCATCGGCCTTTCCGCAGCGCCAGCGCATGCTCGGCGAGGGCGGCATGGGCGCGGTCTACCTCGGCGAGCAGAAGTGCCGTGGTGCGGCGGCGCCAGGTGGCGCTCAGTGGCGCATGCAAGCCTGCGCAGCCCGAACGCGTTGGCGCGTCTGGCCGCCGAGCGCCAGACGCTGGCGCGGCTGTCGCACCCGAACGTCGCGCAGCTGTACGAGGCGGGCACCACGCCGGATGGGTTCCCTTATTTTGCGATGGAGTTCATGCCGGGCGACACGCTGGCGAGTACCGTCTACGCAAGCGCCTGGGCATTCGTGAGCGGGTGGCCTTGTTCGCAGGTTTGCGAGGTGCAGCACGCCCACCTGAAGGGGTTGATCCACCGCGATCTCAAGCCCAACAACCTGCTGGTGGGTGAGATCTGTGGCCAGGTGGTGCCCAAGGTGATCGATTTCGGCATCGCCAAGGCGCTCGGACGATCCACTGACCGAGAGCGGCGAGTTGACCGGCGCAGCCGCGATCGGCACGCCGTCGTACATGACGCCCGGAGGCCTAGTGCAACGTAACCCGACCTCGACAACCCGACCGATGTCTATTCGCTCGGCATCGTGCTCTACGAACCGCTGGCGGGCGTGCGCCCGAACGATCTCCGGCATGGCGCTGATCCGCGAATGCCGCTGGCGAGCGCCCGGAGCCGCCGCGTGACGACCAAGCGCGTGCCTCGCGCTGGATGAGACCCGGGCAACGACATCGCCGAGGTGCGCGGACCGAGCGCGCGCGCAACTGCGCAGCAGTTGCGCGACGACCTGACTGATCGGTCGGCCGCGCCATCGCCGAGGACCGTAACCACCGCTATCCCACGGTGGCCGACCCCGCTGCCGACCTCAACCGATATCTCAACAACCACGGTGGAGGCGCGTCTGCCGAGCGTGCGCTGTCGCGTCGGCAAGTTCGTGCGCCGGCACCGGGTGAGCGTGATCGCGGCCCCTGGCACTGTTGGCGCTGGTGCTGGGTATCGTCGGTACCAACGCTCGCATGTTGCGCGCTGCGCGCGAGGCCGAAGCCGCGCGTCAGGTGTCTGGATTCCTTACCCGATTGTTCGAAGTGTCCGATCCGGGGCACCGCGCGCGGTGCCACCGTGACCGCGCGCGAACTGCTCGATCAGGGCGCCGGCGCATCCGCGACGAACCCAAGGACCAACCGATCGTGCGGGCACAGTTGCTGGGACGATGGGTGAGGTTCACCAGAATCTGGGCTTGTACGCGCAGGCCGAACCGCTTCGAGCAGGCAGCGCCCGCTGCGCCGGGAAGCCTTTGGCGCCACGCACCCGGACGTCGGTCGCAGGCCTGGCTCGCGCTCGGTACCCCTCTACAGCGATCCGGACGCCACAGCGAGCCAGGGATCTGCAGCAACAGGCGCTGGGACCGTTGCAAGCGAACTGGGAGACGTGGATGCAGATGTCGCTGAAGCCCAGACCCAACTGGGGCCGACCCGTTTCCTGCTCGGAGACGCCGTTGAAGCGGAACGATTGCACCGGGTGGCGCTGGGCACACGCGAGGTCTTGTTTGGCAGCAATAGCGCCGAGGTTGCCTCGAGCCTCTCGCATATCGGGTATCTGCTGAACAACCGCAGCGCTACGCCGAGGCGGAACCTCCGATGCAGCGCTGGCGATCCGCAAGGCAGTCCTCGGCGACGATCACCACCTGGTATCGGACAGCCAGGACTTTCTCGGCGACCTTACGGCAACATGGGCCGTTGGGATGAGGCGGTGCCGCTCTTTCCCCGGAAAGCCTGGCCGTCAAGCGCAAGGTCTATCCCCCCGGACCATCCACCGATCGTCGAGAGCCAGTTCCTCGCTGGGCAAGGCCTATGCCGCGCAAAGCAAGCCTGCCGAGGCCCGGGCCGCGCTTGAGAGGAGTTGCGCAGATCGAACGGTACGTTGGCTCCACGCACATCAGCCTCAGCCGCGGGCTGCAGGAGCTGGGCATGCTGCATGGCCTGAAGGCACGCCGGCGAGGCCGAAGAAGACCACCCGGCTAATGAAGGTCTTTCGAGGCAGCCGTGGGGCCGAAGCACGCCTGCGGGTGAAGCGCTGAACAACCCCGGCTGGGCACTCAGCGACGGCTCTGCACGACTACGCGCCCGCCGAGACTGTGCTGCGCCGCGCGTTGGAGACCTCCCGCTGGAGCCCGATCCCGGCTATCTGGCCGCCCTGGTGCGCTGGAGCCCGGCCAACTGCTTGCGCGATGCCGGGCGAGCGGTTGACGCCGAGACCTTACTACGCCCAGGCTGTCGCCATCATGGATGGCAGGAAGGGCCGCATGCGCAACTGCCCGACTTGTTGCGCGATTGTGCTCGCGCCCTCTGCGCGCATCCGGGCGCAATGAGCAGGTTGCGCAACTGGAAGCGCATACCGGCGCCCTGAGCCACGACCATCCATGGCCCCGTCCAGTCCGACAAGATCGACATGAAAACGACCAGACCACCCACACGCTTCCGACCAACGTCAGTGGATCGATGAGGGCCATTACACCGCCTGCCTCGTTGTGGTGATTCGCGGCGCGGGTACCGGCAACAAGATCCTGCTGAACCGCGATTCCCTGGTCATCGGGCGTGCCGACGATGCCGACCTGGCGCCACTCCAAGGCGGGCGTTTCGCGGCGCCATGCGATCGTCGAAAGGGTGGGACGAACAGGCGTTCCGGATCAAGGATCTCGGCAGCACCAACTGGTATCCTGCATCAATGCTGCGCGCGTCGACGAGGCTACCCTCATGACCAGGACGTCATCGCGATTGGCGAAACGCGGCTCAAGTTCCTCCTCCGCTGACAGCCCTGAGCAGCCCTATTACGAAGCGCTTCTACAGTCAGAAGCAGCGACGACGCGCCGCAGGTCTACAACAGCACCCACTTCACTCGCCTGAAGGAGGAGCTGCGGCGCCACCGCGTGATTGATGCGCCGCCCAGCCCAGTGATGCTGGATGTCGACCACTTCCAGCGGCTCACCGACACCATGGCGGCACCGGTCGGGGACGCGGCGCTGGTCCACCTGGTGGCCTGGTCAGGTCGACGCATCCGCGACAGCGATGCGCCCTGTCGCTACGGTGGCGAGGAGTTCGCGCTGATCCCGCCGCAGACACCCACCCAGCAGGCGCTCGAAGTGGCCGAACAATTGCGCGCGCTGGTCGCGATCGCGCCGCCGCAGCACGCCGACAAGGTGATCAACATGACCATCAGCCTGGGCATCAGCGACGCGGCCGACCTCGCCACCGTGCCGGAAGCGATGATTCAACGCGCTGACCGGGCGCCTATCACGCCAAACGCACCGGGCGGAACAAGGCGGCCTGTCATGAGCCGGGAATGGACGCGGATTGAACGTGCGGCCCGCTCAGCGTGGTCATTCCCGCCCTTCAGTTTCTCGTAAGAAACCAGCACCTCATCGAGCTGCTGGCCGGGTCGCGAGGCGCGGCTTTCGATCGCCCGGCAGGTTTCGATCGCGTCACCACTTCCCGCTCGACCTGGTGCCGCTGGTGGTGCCACCATGATACCGGGTTCATGCCGTCCCGCCACGTCACGCCGACCTGGCCGATGACCTCCGGGCATGGCGAGTGCCGGTACCAGACGCCTCCGCGGCGGAGCAGCGGAAGGACATCTGGTTCTGCGGCGGCGGGCGCGGCTTGCGGTTCGCAGGCGGTATCGGCGGGCGCGTCACCGTGCTGAGC from Rhodanobacteraceae bacterium includes:
- a CDS encoding protein kinase, which translates into the protein MAHASLRSPNALARLAAERQTLARLSHPNVAQLYEAGTTPDGFPYFAMEFMPGDTLASTVYASAWAFVSGWPCSQVCEVQHAHLKGLIHRDLKPNNLLVGEICGQVVPKVIDFGIAKALGRSTDRERRVDRRSRDRHAVVHDARRPSAT
- a CDS encoding GGDEF domain-containing protein → MKEELRRHRVIDAPPSPVMLDVDHFQRLTDTMAAPVGDAALVHLVAWSGRRIRDSDAPCRYGGEEFALIPPQTPTQQALEVAEQLRALVAIAPPQHADKVINMTISLGISDAADLATVPEAMIQRADRAPITPNAPGGTRRPVMSREWTRIERAARSAWSFPPFSFS